The Arabidopsis thaliana chromosome 5, partial sequence genomic interval ccctcatttttcttttcgtaTCTCTTCGATCTCCATGAACAAAATCCCCCAATTGAACCCAAACCCTAGAACATTATAGAGCCGTTGATGTTCTGTTTCTACTTCTGACGAGATATGTTGACTTCTCTCGCAGGGGAAAGACCAGTGATGGCTGATAATGGCGTCCAACAGGTAATTTaattcaatcttcttcttcttcttcttctattttgaattattgtaAAACCACCATCCTAGGTTTAAAATGCGTTGTTCCTTTCACCACCAGCAGGTTTCTCACGACGATGGAAGGAACATTGTTTCTTCGTCTTATAGTTCTTCCGTGGTTCCTTCTCCTGATCCCGCTCCTTATTATAACGTTCTTCAAACCCCTACCAATCTCTATCACTACGATTGGGATATCGCAAATTCTGGTaattttttgtcttcttctctcttctaataaatcaaacaaaatctgtAAGTGCTCATTGCATTGTTGTGTTTTCTCTAGGCTATGCACAAGGCATCAATACTTGGGATGGATATCCACGATATGCTACTACTACCCCTGAAGCCATGCATGTGCCACCGGTTAGTATGACTTGCCCTATTTATGTTCTATCTTCCTCTTGCTACTTAATTAACTTAGTTATTCTTTATCCTCAGGTTGTCTACAATGACAATTCATCTCTTATGTACCAATATCCTGGTTATGGATTTAACCCTTATCCTTCTGTAATGTTGGAGGGACAAATTCCAGTCTCCCCAGCTTATTACCCACAACCTTTTGGTGCACCTTCTGCAATGCATTATTTACCCTCAGATATTGACCCAACATCTGCTGCTTATATGATTCCTTACGGGCAATATGGTGGAGGGAATTATTCCGGAAATCAAGGGGACATCTCTTTAACATCTCATATACCTTATCCTCAAACGATGGGTATACTTGGGCCATACGACCATAATGCTTCACAGGTTAATACTCTTCCCTCTTTAGTTTTAACTATTATGGGCTTATGTACATAACctttatttggtttggttcggtaAACATTTGCTTACTAGGAATAAAACTGCATAAAAGTGCCACTGGTTATTAGTATCACTAGTTTTTTGTGAGTCCATCTCTTTAGCTTTGTCGTGCAAGATAATGAATACATGCTGACACACTGGAAGAGCCATGATATTTTCTCATATATGATTGAACTTTCAGTTTTGTTCTTCCCTGTAATGGTTTTGGGGAATAGAGGTGTCTTTGGCATACGCCTTGGATTCAAATCAGTTCACTGTTTTATTGGCTTATCACATTTCTTTGGCACCTTTTATCAGGTAGCGTTGCATGGGAGCGGGGTTGCTTCAAGCTCTTCTTTGGGAGGTTATTATCATGTAGGATCTTACCAGAATCCTAGCTCTACCCCCTCATATTATGGAGTTGATAATCGAGTCAGATTAACCCCTGACATAGGTAAAAGACGAGAGAAGGATCAGGGCTCTATATCTAGCACCAGTGATCTGTATGGTAATCGAGGACCACGGGCATCAAGCAGGGTAA includes:
- the ECT10 gene encoding evolutionarily conserved C-terminal region 10 (evolutionarily conserved C-terminal region 10 (ECT10); CONTAINS InterPro DOMAIN/s: YTH domain (InterPro:IPR007275); BEST Arabidopsis thaliana protein match is: evolutionarily conserved C-terminal region 5 (TAIR:AT3G13060.2); Has 30201 Blast hits to 17322 proteins in 780 species: Archae - 12; Bacteria - 1396; Metazoa - 17338; Fungi - 3422; Plants - 5037; Viruses - 0; Other Eukaryotes - 2996 (source: NCBI BLink).), which produces MDPASSSSSNQRNRIVSSGERPVMADNGVQQVSHDDGRNIVSSSYSSSVVPSPDPAPYYNVLQTPTNLYHYDWDIANSGYAQGINTWDGYPRYATTTPEAMHVPPVVYNDNSSLMYQYPGYGFNPYPSVMLEGQIPVSPAYYPQPFGAPSAMHYLPSDIDPTSAAYMIPYGQYGGGNYSGNQGDISLTSHIPYPQTMGILGPYDHNASQVALHGSGVASSSSLGGYYHVGSYQNPSSTPSYYGVDNRVRLTPDIGKRREKDQGSISSTSDLYGNRGPRASSRVKSKNSSKPCSTIGDSASDSSTAGPNPSLYNHPEFVTDYKNAKFFIVKSFSEDNVHRSIKYNVWASTPHGNKKLDTAYRDAEKMGGKCPIFLFFSVNASGQFCGVSEMVGPVDFEKDAGYWQQDRWSGQFPVKWHIVKDIPNNRFCHILLQNNDNKPVTHSRDSQEVKLRQGIEMLRIFKEYEAHTSILDDFGYYDELEGQKVGEDGTRKKAGEEETSVEQLSERLQAVKVEDGKEEEKKELIAD
- the ECT10 gene encoding evolutionarily conserved C-terminal region 10 (evolutionarily conserved C-terminal region 10 (ECT10); CONTAINS InterPro DOMAIN/s: YTH domain (InterPro:IPR007275); BEST Arabidopsis thaliana protein match is: evolutionarily conserved C-terminal region 5 (TAIR:AT3G13060.2); Has 35333 Blast hits to 34131 proteins in 2444 species: Archae - 798; Bacteria - 22429; Metazoa - 974; Fungi - 991; Plants - 531; Viruses - 0; Other Eukaryotes - 9610 (source: NCBI BLink).), with amino-acid sequence MDPASSSSSNQRNRIVSSGERPVMADNGVQQQVSHDDGRNIVSSSYSSSVVPSPDPAPYYNVLQTPTNLYHYDWDIANSGYAQGINTWDGYPRYATTTPEAMHVPPVVYNDNSSLMYQYPGYGFNPYPSVMLEGQIPVSPAYYPQPFGAPSAMHYLPSDIDPTSAAYMIPYGQYGGGNYSGNQGDISLTSHIPYPQTMGILGPYDHNASQVALHGSGVASSSSLGGYYHVGSYQNPSSTPSYYGVDNRVRLTPDIGKRREKDQGSISSTSDLYGNRGPRASSRVKSKNSSKPCSTIGDSASDSSTAGPNPSLYNHPEFVTDYKNAKFFIVKSFSEDNVHRSIKYNVWASTPHGNKKLDTAYRDAEKMGGKCPIFLFFSVNASGQFCGVSEMVGPVDFEKDAGYWQQDRWSGQFPVKWHIVKDIPNNRFCHILLQNNDNKPVTHSRDSQEVKLRQGIEMLRIFKEYEAHTSILDDFGYYDELEGQKVGEDGTRKKAGEEETSVEQLSERLQAVKVEDGKEEEKKELIAD